The DNA region ATTGGCCAGGCCATGGGAATCAGAATTACATTCTGCTCAGACATCAAACTGAATGAATTATTAGAATATAACAATATGATTAGGAATATAATTAACAATATGATTAATTGGTATGTATGAACATCAAACTGAAAAGATGGTTCAAAAGCCTTTTGGTTTGAATCAGTTCTTCCAAAAGTATACACCATATGATTATTCTGAAACAAGTACAAATATTTCTGTCGTGCTATATCACAACATGAGCATGTTAATAACAGCGCATATACTGATTATTCAACTAAATTTCAATAAAGAAAACCTTGGTTTTCAGGATCAGTGTCACCACTTCTGTACCTTAGAAATAACCTTAGAGATAACTTGATATGGTGAGCAAATTCCATTAATGTCCAATTAAGCTGCTCGAATCCACGAGCTGTTATGAAATCTTGAGATTAATCTTCtgcttcttctctttctcttggAACAGCACCAAAGTTGTCAACTAGTAAGTCCACAATTATTGGCACCAAATCCTCACAAGGTACTGATTTCTTATAAACATCTCCCAAATGTGAGTCACTCCCTATTCTGCCTCCCAAATAAACATCAGCACCTTCTACAGTTTTCCCTTCTTTTCTTGTCAAGCATCCCATAAATCCAATATCCGCGACTTGAACTTGTCCACATGAATTCGGGCAACCAGTCCAATGCATCCTCACCGGCTTTGTCACAGAAACTAGTCGTTGTACCTCCTCAGTTATCTTCATGGAACGCGCTTTAGTCTCAATTATGGCTTGCCCGCAAAATTGGTTACCAGTACAAGCCACCAGATTTTTCATGAGAATAGGTGGATTGGTCGAAAATCTGTTCTTTAAGAGAGGCTCATTGAGCAATGACTCGATCTTTGAGTTCTCAACGTTGGGAATAATGATGTTCTGTTCAACAGTCAACCGGAGCTCTCCTGAACCATAGTTATCCGCTAAACGAGCTAGCTCGTCCATGTCATCTGCTTGGACACGACCTACCGGAATGTGAAGGCCAACAAAGCTGTATCCTTCCTGTTTCTGCGGATGCACGCCAAGGTATTCTCTCCTTTCCCATTGTTTTTGAACCAAGTCCTCTGTTGATTCTCTATCTAGCTTTTGTTGAGGCATTCTCTTTACGACCTCTGCCCTGAATCCTTCAACGCCCTGCATTGATTGAAATTAAATAGGGAGAAAATGAGACCACTAGCGAAGAGTTTGGTGCTGCCTAGTAAAGGGAGTGGTACATATCCACTTAGatgcagaggcggatccaggatatAAGTTCTATGGGTTCAATATTTAAATTTCTTAACATTGAGCCCAATGTATGTTAAAAGTTATGGTTCATATACTAATTTTCTTGCAATATTACTATTAGTGGATTTTTATACCTAAATTTACGCTCTGGCTACTGGGTTCAGATGAACTCGTTACCACCACTCTACGTCCGCCTCTACCTAAATGAGCTACTAACATTCCATCATTACATGAATAAGACTCGTGAATGAAACCCTACTCAAACCAATATACCAATATGCAGCTCAATTTTTTGTCGGGTGGAATTATGATTCTCAATCAGCACGATGTATGCTCTGAACTTACAAACTCTAGTTGAGGTCTATATATATTTACAAGACAAAAGACAGAATAAAACATGCAACAGATAAACATAATGAGGGTATCACTCACCAGTTCATCAACTAACCACATCATTCTTGTTTTTTGCCTGTTCCCTCTGGTACCAAGATCTCTATAAGCTTCTAATATTGCTTTGCAAACAGGGACCACGTCATCAGCTGGAACCCATGCATCTAGAGGAACTGCCTCTGCACATCGCTTCGGACTGAAGAATCCACCCACAAGCAGGTTGAATCCAAATCGTCCATCTTTTGATGCCGGCATATAGGCAAGATCATTGATATGGGGATGCTCATAAAGATCATGTGACCCTATTACACATACATTCCACTTCCTTGGCCTGCAACAAAAATCTCATTAACAGATGCTTTAATTTTCTCCCTCAAATAATCCCTAGGATAAGCCCTCCTTTATCCATGATCAACAAAAAGGCGGACAGGACACACAAATTAAGTTTCGTTTTCTCAATAATAATTACAAGGGTATAAAAATGTAGTTTATCTAATATGCCAAGTTAAAAGCAATATATAATAtcacccaaaaaaaaataaaaaggtaagtTTAATGTAAGATCAATCAAATGATATGAATCTTGGCTCAAGCATTAAGGAGAAAACAGCTAAATGGGAATATTTTTATGCAAGACTTACAAGTTAGTAACAGCCGGATTGCCACGAAAATTGGCAGTAACATATTGGGAGAGCAAATTAGTGTAAGGCCTTGTGTCTACAATTTCATGTGGATCAATCCCCGCCAGAGGATTTCCCACCGGATTTCGAACGTTGTCCATGCCACTTTGCAGACTGGTCAAGCCAACTTCATCCAGTCCCTTTAGAATCTCGGGTACATCAGGTAGTACAACCCCGCGAATCTGCCAATTTTGCCTTGTAGTCACATCACCACATCCATCTTTTCCATATTTCCTTATCACACTGGCTAAGTATCGAGTTTGGGCACTCGTTGTTACCCCATTTGGAAGCTTCAATCGCATCATGAATCGGCCATCTGATCATCACAATCCAATAACATTTTATAAATATGATCAGCATATTAGATGAAGaatatcatattaaaattaaCAGAAAAATGAATCTTGCTTTTAGCTTGACTTACCCTCCATCTGTTCCATTTTACATCACACTCTTTCCTTTTTAGTGTACCTAAAAAATACTTTATACTTGAATTCGCTGTAACTTTAAACTTAAAAATTTACCTTTAACAGCACGCTCTTATAGCAATAGAAATGTTATAATATGCCCTCTTATAGCTATAGAAATGTTATAATATGCCCTATGTTCCCTTTTACTTGTCCAAATTACTAAAAATATATTCCCAATACTTTTGGAAATGCTATCATTATCATTGGTAAATTGTAAAATACATACTTcataattcattttttttttaattttaaagggAATGCAAAATCAAGTTCTAAGGTGAACAAGAGGGAGTAGTACTTTTTGCATAGTTTTCAGAGAATATCTAATTTATAATGTAAAAAATGACTAATCTAGTCTGATTTAGCTTAAAAAAATAGTCAAATCAACACTAAAAAGCCAAAGATGCCAAACAAATTAGTAAGTCCAGAGTATTAAAAACAAGATATTTATTTAGAACTTACAATGATGCTTTCTCCTATGGAAAAGGCCAAGCCACTTGAGCCTAACATCAATATCATCTTTAGTAAGCTTAGACCCTTCGATCTCTTCAAGTGAGATCTTAGCAAGATCTTCAATACCATTTTCCATAAATAATTTCATTGGTTCTTTCTCAATCTTGGCCTTTTCAGCTGGATTTATCCCTTGTCTGAATTTTTCCTTGAGTACCCAATACCCATCTTTTTCCTCTACTCTAGGCTCTAGCCTCTCGGAAGCTATCTCCGCCTCCCCAGATGGTGGTACTGCCACCGTCTGCGGCGGTGTTGCATGAAGCTTAGCAGTCCTGGAAAATCTGTTAGGATTTGGCAATGAAGTTGCTGAAAATTTAACAGAAAAAGATGCCATTTTTGACAGATTTAACAAGAAACTAAGTAATAACAAGTGATTTGGAATTGGGATGTAAACTGATTAATTTCTTGATTGATGATCGTGGCAGCTAAGGCGGTGGAGATGATATAATAATGGAGAAGTGAAATCATTTTTGTAGACGTGAACTATTTTTGGTGGACTCTTGGAAGTTCCAAAGGGTCGTTATTGTTAAAAATGTAAATGACTAGGATGTCCCTATTACcgttaaatttaaaataaaattgtggGATCTACTAGAAAGGTCAAAGGTGCGTTATgggctttttctttttg from Nicotiana tabacum cultivar K326 chromosome 24, ASM71507v2, whole genome shotgun sequence includes:
- the LOC107767028 gene encoding ferredoxin--nitrite reductase, chloroplastic-like (The RefSeq protein has 1 substitution compared to this genomic sequence); amino-acid sequence: MASFSVKFSATSLPNPNRFSRTAKLHATPPQTVAVPPSGEAEIASERLEPRVEEKDGYWVLKEKFRQGINPAEKAKIEKEPMKLFMENGIEDLAKISLEEIEGSKLTKDDIDVRLKWLGLFHRRKHHYGRFMMRLKLPNGVTTSAQTRYLASVIRKYGKDGCGDVTTRQNWQIRGVVLPDVPEILKGLDEVGLTSLQSGMDNVRNPVGNPLAGIDPHEIVDTRPYTNLLSQYVTANFRGNPAVTNLPRKWNVCVIGSHDLYEHPHINDLAYMPASKDGRFGFNLLVGGFFSPKRCAEAVPLDAWVPADDVVPVCKAILEAYRDLGTRGNRQKTRMMWLVDELGVEGFRAEVVKRMPQQKLDRESTEDLVQKQWERREYLGVHPQKQEGYSFVGLHIPVGRVQADDMDELARLADNYGSGELRLTVEQNIIIPNVENSKIESLLNEPLLKNRFSTNPPILMKNLVACTGNQFCGQAIIETKARSMKITEEVQRLVSVTKPVRMHWTGCPNSCGQVQVADIGFMGCLTRKEGKTVEGADVYLGGRIGSDSHLGDVYKKSVPCEDLVPIIVDLLVNNFGAVPREREEAED